A genomic region of Cinclus cinclus chromosome 37, bCinCin1.1, whole genome shotgun sequence contains the following coding sequences:
- the PPP5C gene encoding serine/threonine-protein phosphatase 5 isoform X2 yields the protein MAERERAGNGGGAGPGRPPSPAELERAEALKARANEFFKGKDYENAVKFYSSAIELNPSNAIYYGNRSLAYLRTECYGYALADATRAVQLDSKYVKGYYRRAASNMALGKFKAALRDYEMVVKVRPNDKDAKLKYQECHRIVKQKAFERAIASDEHKRSVVDSLDIESMTIEDEYSGPKLEDGKVTLTFMKELMQWYKDQKKLHRKCAYQTEKVTVCGDTHGQFYDLLNIFELNGLPSEANPYIFNGDFVDRGSFSVEVILTLFGFKLLYPDHFHLLRGNHETDNMNQIYGFEGEVKAKYTAQMFALFSEVFEWLPLAQCINGKVLIMHGGLFSEDGVTLDDIRKIERNRQPPDSGPMCDLLWSDPQPQNGRSVSKRGVSCQFGPDVTKRFLERNRLELIIRSHEVKPEGYEVAHDGRCVTVFSAPNYCDQMGNKGSYIHLRGSDLRPDFHQFTAVPHPNVKPMMYANTLLQLGMM from the exons ATGGCGGAGAGAGAGCGGGCGGGGAACGGCGGCGGTGCCGGCCCCGGGCGGCCCCCGAGCCCCGCCGAGCTCGAACGGGCTGAGGCGCTCAAGGCCCGGGCGAACGAGTTCTTCAAAG GCAAAGACTACGAGAACGCGGTGAAGTTTTACAGCAGCGCCATCGAGCTGAACCCCAGCAACGCCATCTACTACGGCAACCGCAGCCTGGCCTACCTGCGCACCGAGTGCTACGGCTACGCCCTGGCCGATGCCACCCGCGCCGTGCAGCTGGACTCCAAGTATGTCAAGGGCTACTACAGGAGAGCGGCCAGCAACATGGCCCTGGGCAAGTTCAAGGCGGCCCTGCGTGATTATGAGATG GTGGTGAAGGTCAGGCCCAATGACAAGGACGCCAAGCTCAAGTACCAGGAGTGTCACCGCATCGTCAAGCAGAAGGCCTTCGAGAGGGCCATCGCCAGTGACGAGCACAAACGCTCCGTGGTCGACTCGTTGGACATCGAGAGCATGA CCATCGAGGACGAGTACAGCGGCCCCAAACTGGAGGATGGCAAGGTCACCTTGACCTTCATGAAGGAACTGATGCAATGGTACAAGGACCAGAAAAAACTCCACAGGAAATGCGCCTACCAG ACAGAGAAGGTGACAGTGTGCGGGGACACTCACGGCCAGTTTTACGACCTGCTGAACATCTTCGAACTCAACGGGCTCCCGTCCGAGGCCAATCCTTAT ATTTTCAACGGGGACTTTGTGGACCGCGGCTCTTTCTCGGTCGAGGTCATCCTGACGCTTTTTGGCTTCAAGCTGCTCTACCCCGACCACTTCCACCTGCTCCGAG gGAACCACGAGACGGACAACATGAACCAGATCTACGGCTTCGAGGGCGAGGTGAAGGCCAAGTACACGGCGCAGATGTTCGCCCTCTTCAGCGAGGTCTTCGAGTGGCTGCCCCTGGCCCAGTGCATCAACGGCAAAGTGCTG ATCATGCACGGGGGTCTCTTCAGCGAGGACGGGGTCACCCTCGATGACATCCGAAAGATCGAGCGGAACCGGCAGCCCCCGGACTCAg gACCGATGTGTGACCTGCTCTGGTCTGACCCCCAGCCCCAG aaCGGCCGGTCAGTCAGCAAGAGGGGGGTCAGCTGCCAGTTTGGCCCCGATGTCACCAAGCGCTTCCTGGAGCGGAACCGCCTCGAGCTCATCATCCGCAGCCACGAGGTCAAGCCCGAGGGCTACGAGGTGGCCCACGATGGCCGCTGTGTCACCGTCTTCTCAGCCCCCAACTACTG TGACCAGATGGGCAACAAGGGCTCCTACATCCACCTGCGGGGCAGCGACCTCCGCCCCGACTTCCACCAGTTCACAGCAGTG cctCACCCCAACGTCAAGCCCATGATGTACGCGAAcaccctcctgcagctgggcaTGATGTGA
- the PPP5C gene encoding serine/threonine-protein phosphatase 5 isoform X1, translating into MAERERAGNGGGAGPGRPPSPAELERAEALKARANEFFKGKDYENAVKFYSSAIELNPSNAIYYGNRSLAYLRTECYGYALADATRAVQLDSKYVKGYYRRAASNMALGKFKAALRDYEMVVKVRPNDKDAKLKYQECHRIVKQKAFERAIASDEHKRSVVDSLDIESMTIEDEYSGPKLEDGKVTLTFMKELMQWYKDQKKLHRKCAYQILVQVKEVLAKLPTLVETTLKETEKVTVCGDTHGQFYDLLNIFELNGLPSEANPYIFNGDFVDRGSFSVEVILTLFGFKLLYPDHFHLLRGNHETDNMNQIYGFEGEVKAKYTAQMFALFSEVFEWLPLAQCINGKVLIMHGGLFSEDGVTLDDIRKIERNRQPPDSGPMCDLLWSDPQPQNGRSVSKRGVSCQFGPDVTKRFLERNRLELIIRSHEVKPEGYEVAHDGRCVTVFSAPNYCDQMGNKGSYIHLRGSDLRPDFHQFTAVPHPNVKPMMYANTLLQLGMM; encoded by the exons ATGGCGGAGAGAGAGCGGGCGGGGAACGGCGGCGGTGCCGGCCCCGGGCGGCCCCCGAGCCCCGCCGAGCTCGAACGGGCTGAGGCGCTCAAGGCCCGGGCGAACGAGTTCTTCAAAG GCAAAGACTACGAGAACGCGGTGAAGTTTTACAGCAGCGCCATCGAGCTGAACCCCAGCAACGCCATCTACTACGGCAACCGCAGCCTGGCCTACCTGCGCACCGAGTGCTACGGCTACGCCCTGGCCGATGCCACCCGCGCCGTGCAGCTGGACTCCAAGTATGTCAAGGGCTACTACAGGAGAGCGGCCAGCAACATGGCCCTGGGCAAGTTCAAGGCGGCCCTGCGTGATTATGAGATG GTGGTGAAGGTCAGGCCCAATGACAAGGACGCCAAGCTCAAGTACCAGGAGTGTCACCGCATCGTCAAGCAGAAGGCCTTCGAGAGGGCCATCGCCAGTGACGAGCACAAACGCTCCGTGGTCGACTCGTTGGACATCGAGAGCATGA CCATCGAGGACGAGTACAGCGGCCCCAAACTGGAGGATGGCAAGGTCACCTTGACCTTCATGAAGGAACTGATGCAATGGTACAAGGACCAGAAAAAACTCCACAGGAAATGCGCCTACCAG ATCCTGGTACAGGTGAAGGAGGTGCTGGCCAAGTTGCCCACCTTGGTGGAGACCACGTTGAAAGAG ACAGAGAAGGTGACAGTGTGCGGGGACACTCACGGCCAGTTTTACGACCTGCTGAACATCTTCGAACTCAACGGGCTCCCGTCCGAGGCCAATCCTTAT ATTTTCAACGGGGACTTTGTGGACCGCGGCTCTTTCTCGGTCGAGGTCATCCTGACGCTTTTTGGCTTCAAGCTGCTCTACCCCGACCACTTCCACCTGCTCCGAG gGAACCACGAGACGGACAACATGAACCAGATCTACGGCTTCGAGGGCGAGGTGAAGGCCAAGTACACGGCGCAGATGTTCGCCCTCTTCAGCGAGGTCTTCGAGTGGCTGCCCCTGGCCCAGTGCATCAACGGCAAAGTGCTG ATCATGCACGGGGGTCTCTTCAGCGAGGACGGGGTCACCCTCGATGACATCCGAAAGATCGAGCGGAACCGGCAGCCCCCGGACTCAg gACCGATGTGTGACCTGCTCTGGTCTGACCCCCAGCCCCAG aaCGGCCGGTCAGTCAGCAAGAGGGGGGTCAGCTGCCAGTTTGGCCCCGATGTCACCAAGCGCTTCCTGGAGCGGAACCGCCTCGAGCTCATCATCCGCAGCCACGAGGTCAAGCCCGAGGGCTACGAGGTGGCCCACGATGGCCGCTGTGTCACCGTCTTCTCAGCCCCCAACTACTG TGACCAGATGGGCAACAAGGGCTCCTACATCCACCTGCGGGGCAGCGACCTCCGCCCCGACTTCCACCAGTTCACAGCAGTG cctCACCCCAACGTCAAGCCCATGATGTACGCGAAcaccctcctgcagctgggcaTGATGTGA